One genomic region from bacterium encodes:
- a CDS encoding pyridoxamine 5'-phosphate oxidase family protein, with the protein MRRQELASDDPALFREAADRCEVGYLGLVTADGTPRVVPLNFAALDTTIYFHGALAGEKHALLEGGARVSFLMALPYSLIPSYWVAPEHACPATHYFKSVDARGACTVVDDLQEKARALQALMRKYQPEGKHRPIDAGDPIYLKPLRGVGVFRIAVESWTGKVKFGVNEPERIRRVLIAGLRERGRPLDLATALEIERTLGGK; encoded by the coding sequence GTGCGCCGCCAGGAACTCGCCTCCGACGATCCCGCCCTGTTCCGCGAAGCCGCCGACCGCTGCGAGGTCGGCTACCTGGGCCTCGTCACCGCCGACGGCACGCCGCGCGTGGTGCCGCTGAACTTCGCGGCGCTGGACACCACGATCTACTTCCACGGCGCGCTGGCGGGGGAGAAGCACGCCCTGCTCGAGGGCGGCGCGCGCGTCAGCTTCCTGATGGCCCTGCCCTACAGCCTGATCCCTTCGTACTGGGTCGCGCCGGAACACGCCTGCCCCGCCACCCACTACTTCAAGTCGGTGGACGCGCGCGGCGCCTGCACCGTGGTCGACGATCTCCAGGAGAAGGCGCGCGCCTTGCAGGCGCTGATGCGCAAGTACCAGCCCGAGGGGAAGCACCGCCCCATCGACGCCGGCGACCCGATCTACCTCAAGCCGCTGCGCGGCGTCGGGGTGTTCCGCATCGCGGTCGAGAGTTGGACGGGCAAGGTGAAGTTCGGCGTCAACGAGCCGGAGCGGATCCGGCGGGTGCTGATCGCCGGCCTGCGGGAGCGGGGGCGGCCGCTGGACCTCGCGACCGCGCTGGAGATCGAGCGGACGCTGGG